The Halorubrum salinarum genome segment CGCCCAGCGGGTGGTCGACAACGCCGAGGTGCTCGCCGAGACGCTCCAAGAGCACGGCCTCTCGCTGGTCTCCGGCGGCACCGACAACCACCTCGTGCTCGCCGACCTGCGCGACTCGCACCCGGACCTCTCGGGCGGCGAGGCCGAGGACGCGCTGGCGGCCGCGAACATCGTCCTCAACGGGAACACGGTCCCCGGCGAGACGCGCTCGCCGTTCGACCCCTCCGGGATCCGCGCGGGCACCGCCGGGCTCACGACGCGCGGGTTCGACGCGGACGCGATCGAGGAGGTCGGCGACCTGATCTACCGCGTCGTCGACGACGCCGACAGCGACGACGTGATCTACGAGGTCGGCGAGCGCGTCGTCGAGCTCTGCGAGGCCCACCCGCTGTACGAGTGACGACCCGGCGCCGTCGCGGGGTCGGTCCGCGTCGACGAATCCGTGCGTAAAAGTGGGGGCGGCCCGCAGGGGTCGGTATGGACGCTCCGCCGTTTCTCGCCGCTCGCCTCGACCGCGACGCCGCCCCGCTGGTCGTCGGCGACGTGATCGCGTTGATCCTACTCTTGACCGTCGGGACGCTCAACCACCAGTCGGTCGCGTTCCTCACCGCCAACCCGCTGTACCTCCCCGGCGTCTACGCCCCGTTCCTGATCGGCTGGGCGGCGGTTGCGCCGCTCGTCGGCGCCTACTCCGCGGGCGCGGCCGAGACGGCGAAGTCGTCGGTGCCGCTCGTCGTCAGGTCGTGGATCCCCGCGGCGGTCGTCGGGCTGGCGCTCCGCGCGTTCGTCTTCCGCGGCGGCGCCGAGCTCACCTTCGCGGCCGTCATGCTCGTGCTGGGATCGCTCGCGCTCGGCGGCTGGCGCGCGCTCTACTTCCGACTGCGGTAGCCCCCGCGTTCCGCCGCCGACTCCGGCGACCGACCGCGCCGCCCCTTTCTCCCCGTCCGACCGAAACGGCTTCCCGGGTCCCTCGTGCGGCTCATAAGTTATGAGTTACATCTGCGTGTTCATGGTCGAACCGCCCGCGAACCGCGAGAAAAATTTAATACGGACGATCCAGTTAGTATTCAACGACAGCATGGCTGGATACTACGACTACGTCCTTGGGCTCATTCCGGGCGCGTTGATCGGTGTGACCGCCTCGCTCACGCTGGTCGGGCTGTCCCTGACCGCCGCGCTCCCGGTCGGCGCCGCGGCCGCGGGCGCGGTGATGGCTCACGCGATGTTCGTCCGAAATCCAGTCGCGGGCGAGGCGCCCGCACGCCAGTCGCTCGACGGCGAGGCCGGCGAGCGCTCGGCGACCGGCGGATCGGCGGGAGGCGGCTCCTCCGCGGGCGCCGCCGACTGAGCGCTCGGCCGCCCGACCCCCGCGGTCCGGGCCCGTCATCCCGACCGCTCGCCGCGTCCTGTACCGTTTAGTCCCCTCGCCGCGAGTGGTCGGGTATGACGGAGACCCTGTTCCTGTCGAGCGGCGACGTCGACGACCTCGCGGAGCCGGCCGACTACGTCGCGGCGGTCCGCGACGCGTACCGCCAGGTGGGCGAGGGCGCGCCGGCCGAACCGCGGACGAAGCTGTTCAACCGCGAGCCGCCGGGCATGCTCACCACCTACGCGGCTGTCCTCCCGGAGACGGGCGCGATGGGCGGGTACACCTACTCGGCGGGGTTCGGCGCGGGCGACGCGTGGTTCATGACGCCGCTGTTCGACGCCGAGTCCGGCGAGCCGCTCGCGCTGCTCGACGGCGCGTCGATGAACCCGTTCAAGACCGGCGCCGCGGGCGCGGTCGCGGTCGACGCGCTCGCCCGCGACGACGCGACCGAGCTCGCCGTGATCGGCAGCGGCGCGCAGGCGCGCGGGCAGGTCGCGACGACCGCGACGGTCCGCGAGTTCGAGGCGGTCCGCGTCTTCTCGCCGACCGCGGAGAACCGCGAGTCGTTCGCCGCCGACTTCGACGAGCGACTCGACGCCGACGTGTCGGCGGTCGAGAGCGCGGGCGACGCGCTGGCGGGCGCCGACGTGGTGATCACCGCGACGACCGCGAGCGACCCCGTGATCGCCGACGCCGACGTGGTGCCGGGCACG includes the following:
- a CDS encoding DUF3054 domain-containing protein, which translates into the protein MDAPPFLAARLDRDAAPLVVGDVIALILLLTVGTLNHQSVAFLTANPLYLPGVYAPFLIGWAAVAPLVGAYSAGAAETAKSSVPLVVRSWIPAAVVGLALRAFVFRGGAELTFAAVMLVLGSLALGGWRALYFRLR
- a CDS encoding ornithine cyclodeaminase family protein, whose product is MTETLFLSSGDVDDLAEPADYVAAVRDAYRQVGEGAPAEPRTKLFNREPPGMLTTYAAVLPETGAMGGYTYSAGFGAGDAWFMTPLFDAESGEPLALLDGASMNPFKTGAAGAVAVDALARDDATELAVIGSGAQARGQVATTATVREFEAVRVFSPTAENRESFAADFDERLDADVSAVESAGDALAGADVVITATTASDPVIADADVVPGTHVTAMGQYHPEKNELPPELVARATYVPDLRARATQDAGSYLAAVAAGLIEEGEGIAADLGAVVAGDHPGRTSDKEVTVFDSGGTGVETVAAAHMLYERASDAGRGETIDFAPASEALTGE